In one Natronosalvus amylolyticus genomic region, the following are encoded:
- a CDS encoding DUF7518 family protein, with protein sequence MSKNRVERLEATVKELESTVEGLTEELVESKERIRILEAELDAEVPTRVPERRSSAVIDGESDGKTPEAAQNDVDEAAAEAEDDADLEDEPEDSGTDDIIVA encoded by the coding sequence ATGTCGAAAAACCGTGTCGAGCGACTCGAGGCGACCGTCAAGGAACTGGAGTCCACAGTCGAGGGGCTCACCGAGGAACTCGTCGAATCGAAAGAGCGTATCCGCATTCTCGAGGCCGAACTCGATGCCGAGGTACCCACACGGGTACCGGAACGCCGCTCATCGGCCGTTATCGACGGCGAGAGCGACGGTAAAACGCCCGAAGCCGCACAGAACGACGTGGACGAAGCCGCCGCCGAAGCCGAAGACGACGCCGACCTCGAGGACGAACCAGAAGACTCAGGTACCGACGACATTATCGTCGCATAA
- a CDS encoding universal stress protein, which produces MYRVLLPVDTNEGRAIAQASYVTDLPAASEAVEAIILFVFTDESADLPDELQPFKSALRVGSVRRAKEIFDEHDVETTILDESGDTVADILQEADEFDVDAIVLGGRKRSPVGKAIFGSVTQSVILEADRPVVVTGGPEER; this is translated from the coding sequence ATGTATCGTGTGTTACTTCCCGTCGATACGAACGAAGGCAGAGCGATAGCCCAGGCCTCCTACGTGACTGACCTCCCCGCAGCGAGCGAGGCGGTGGAAGCGATCATCCTGTTCGTCTTCACGGACGAGAGTGCGGACCTGCCGGACGAACTCCAGCCGTTCAAGTCGGCACTTCGGGTCGGTTCCGTCCGCCGAGCGAAAGAGATCTTCGACGAGCACGACGTCGAAACCACGATTCTGGACGAGAGTGGGGATACCGTCGCCGACATCCTGCAGGAGGCAGACGAGTTCGACGTCGATGCCATCGTCCTCGGCGGGCGCAAGCGTTCGCCCGTCGGAAAGGCAATCTTCGGAAGCGTTACCCAATCTGTCATCCTCGAGGCCGACCGTCCGGTCGTCGTCACCGGTGGGCCGGAAGAACGCTGA
- the smc gene encoding chromosome segregation protein SMC, with amino-acid sequence MHIKALVLDNFKSFGRKTKIPFYEDFTVVTGPNGSGKSNIIDAVLFALGLARTRGIRAEKLTDLIYNPGHDGDGDSMGPREAIVEVILDNSDETLTRSQVVNAAGSDDVGDCEEIRIRRRIKRTEDNYYSYYYLNDRSVNLSDIQDLLAQAGVTPEGYNVVMQGDVTEIINMTPYNRRQIIDEIAGVAEFDAKKEDAFEELEVVQERIDEATLRIEEKRDRLVQLEDERRMALRYRRLKDEKDEYEGYLKASELEDKRDDLTRVQSRIETLEDDLADLQRELDERQGKVLRLEEDLEDLNAEIERKGEDEQLQIKSEIESVKGEISRLEDRIDATEERIDEAESTRREAFVQIDRKQEQVADLESEMREYKLEKASLKAEIGEREAERERLETEIENVDTEYDEVKAALQAEKDNLEAAKTAKNDLQREQDRLLDEARRRSNAVSEKEDAIEAKRETLPEVETERNDLERELEKATTNRKNITDVVDDLREEKRELQTKLDDIDDELQAKQAEYAELEANAGQSGDSSYGRAVTTINNASIEGVHGPVAELGSVSGEYAVACETAAGGRLANVVVDDDVVGQQCIEYLKSRNAGRATFLPMTKMRSRGLPNAPSDPGVVDFAYNLVDFDSQYESVFSYVLGDTLVVEDIETARAYMGDYRMVTLDGDLVEKSGAMTGGSRKGSRYSFASGGKGQLERVATEITQLQDRKQSVRGDLRGVDDRLEDARDRQTDAADEVRSIENELEKLEEKRGRVEGEIETLENEIDDLEDERETVDERMTELASEIETKNDEIDAIEAEISDLEAELADSKIPELTAQIEELDAEIDEREDRMDDLDSSLNELSLEKQYAEDAIEDLHDDIETAQNRIAEFESTIEDCEAAIDDKREELEAKREAVEELEDELAELKAERSECKEAVAEARTARDQQQDRVNTVENKLESAQERADALEWEVDSLEADVGEYDPEEIPDHDTVTEMIELLEADMEALEPVNMLAIDEYDEVRSDLETLEEGKATLVEEADGIRERIEQYETQKKRTFMDAYDEIAAHFTEIFEKLSEGTGTLHLENEDDPFDGGLTMKAQPGDKPIQRLDAMSGGEKSLTALAFIFAIQRHNPAPFYALDEVDAFLDAVNAERVGQMVDELAGRAQFVVVSHRSAMLDRSERAIGVTMQQDNVSAVTGIDLSGSDSSGDDGDNPDETEVPADD; translated from the coding sequence ATGCACATCAAGGCGCTCGTCTTAGACAATTTCAAGAGTTTCGGCCGGAAGACGAAAATCCCGTTTTACGAGGATTTTACCGTCGTTACGGGCCCGAACGGGTCGGGGAAATCCAACATCATCGACGCCGTGTTGTTCGCCCTCGGGTTAGCCCGAACGCGTGGCATCCGCGCGGAAAAACTGACCGACCTGATCTACAACCCCGGTCACGACGGCGACGGCGACTCGATGGGGCCGCGAGAGGCTATCGTCGAAGTCATTCTCGACAACAGCGACGAAACCCTGACCCGTTCGCAGGTCGTCAACGCCGCCGGCAGCGACGACGTCGGCGACTGCGAAGAGATCCGCATCCGGCGGCGTATCAAACGCACCGAGGACAACTACTACTCGTATTACTACCTCAACGACCGCTCGGTCAACCTCTCCGATATCCAGGACCTCCTCGCGCAGGCCGGTGTCACCCCCGAAGGCTACAACGTCGTCATGCAGGGTGACGTCACCGAAATCATCAACATGACGCCGTACAACCGGCGTCAGATCATCGACGAAATCGCCGGCGTCGCCGAGTTCGACGCGAAAAAGGAAGACGCGTTCGAGGAACTCGAGGTCGTTCAGGAACGAATCGACGAAGCCACCCTCCGCATCGAAGAGAAACGCGACCGTCTCGTCCAGCTCGAAGACGAACGTCGGATGGCCCTTCGCTATCGCCGTCTCAAAGACGAGAAAGACGAGTACGAGGGGTATCTGAAAGCCAGCGAACTCGAGGACAAACGCGACGACCTGACACGGGTCCAGTCCCGCATCGAAACGCTCGAAGACGACCTCGCGGACCTCCAGCGCGAACTCGACGAACGCCAGGGGAAAGTGTTGCGCCTCGAAGAAGACCTCGAGGACCTGAACGCCGAAATCGAGCGCAAAGGCGAGGACGAACAGCTCCAGATCAAAAGCGAAATCGAGTCCGTCAAAGGCGAAATCTCACGACTCGAGGATCGGATCGATGCGACCGAAGAACGCATCGATGAGGCCGAATCAACGCGACGAGAAGCGTTCGTCCAGATCGACCGCAAACAGGAACAGGTCGCTGACCTCGAGAGCGAGATGCGCGAGTACAAACTCGAGAAAGCTTCGCTCAAAGCCGAAATTGGGGAGCGAGAGGCCGAACGCGAGCGTCTCGAGACCGAAATCGAGAACGTCGACACCGAGTACGACGAGGTCAAAGCCGCCCTTCAGGCGGAAAAAGACAACCTCGAGGCGGCCAAAACCGCGAAAAACGACCTCCAGCGAGAACAAGACCGGTTATTAGACGAAGCCCGCAGACGGTCGAACGCCGTCAGCGAGAAAGAAGACGCCATCGAAGCCAAACGCGAGACGCTGCCCGAAGTCGAAACCGAGCGAAACGACCTCGAGCGCGAACTCGAGAAGGCGACGACCAATCGAAAGAACATCACTGACGTCGTCGATGACCTCCGGGAGGAAAAACGCGAGTTACAAACGAAACTCGACGATATCGACGACGAGTTGCAGGCCAAACAGGCCGAGTACGCCGAACTCGAGGCCAACGCTGGCCAGAGCGGTGACTCGTCGTACGGCCGCGCGGTCACCACCATCAACAACGCGAGCATCGAGGGCGTTCACGGCCCGGTGGCCGAACTTGGAAGCGTCTCGGGCGAGTACGCCGTCGCCTGTGAGACGGCTGCCGGTGGCCGGCTGGCGAACGTCGTCGTCGACGATGACGTCGTCGGCCAGCAGTGTATCGAGTACCTGAAATCGCGAAACGCCGGCCGAGCGACGTTCCTTCCGATGACGAAAATGCGCAGTCGTGGGCTGCCAAACGCGCCATCGGATCCAGGCGTCGTCGACTTCGCGTACAATCTCGTCGACTTCGATTCCCAGTACGAGAGCGTCTTTTCGTACGTCCTCGGCGACACCCTCGTCGTCGAAGATATCGAGACGGCACGTGCCTACATGGGCGACTACCGCATGGTCACCCTCGACGGTGATCTGGTCGAAAAGAGCGGCGCGATGACCGGCGGATCGCGCAAAGGTTCCCGGTACTCCTTTGCGAGCGGCGGGAAAGGCCAACTCGAGCGCGTCGCGACCGAAATCACCCAGTTACAGGACCGCAAGCAGTCGGTCCGAGGCGACCTGCGTGGCGTCGACGACCGCCTCGAGGACGCCAGAGATCGCCAGACAGATGCCGCCGACGAGGTGCGTTCCATCGAGAACGAACTCGAGAAACTCGAGGAGAAACGTGGTCGCGTCGAAGGCGAAATCGAGACGCTCGAGAACGAAATCGACGATCTCGAAGACGAACGCGAGACCGTCGACGAGCGGATGACCGAACTTGCAAGCGAAATCGAGACGAAAAACGACGAGATCGACGCTATCGAAGCCGAGATTTCGGACCTCGAGGCCGAACTGGCGGACTCGAAGATTCCCGAGCTCACGGCACAGATCGAGGAACTCGACGCCGAGATCGACGAACGCGAAGATCGAATGGACGACCTCGATAGCTCGCTCAACGAGTTGAGTCTCGAAAAGCAGTACGCCGAGGACGCCATCGAGGACCTCCACGACGACATCGAAACCGCCCAGAACCGGATCGCGGAGTTCGAATCGACGATCGAGGATTGTGAGGCCGCTATCGACGACAAACGGGAGGAACTCGAAGCCAAACGCGAGGCCGTCGAAGAACTCGAGGACGAACTCGCCGAACTCAAAGCCGAACGAAGCGAGTGCAAAGAGGCTGTCGCGGAGGCCCGAACCGCTCGCGACCAGCAACAGGACCGGGTGAACACTGTCGAGAACAAACTCGAGTCCGCCCAAGAACGGGCCGACGCGCTCGAGTGGGAGGTCGACTCCCTCGAGGCCGACGTCGGCGAGTACGACCCCGAGGAGATTCCCGACCACGATACCGTCACCGAGATGATCGAGTTGCTCGAGGCGGACATGGAAGCGCTCGAACCGGTCAACATGCTCGCCATCGACGAGTACGACGAGGTGCGGTCGGACCTCGAGACGCTCGAAGAGGGGAAGGCCACGCTGGTGGAGGAAGCCGACGGCATCCGGGAGCGCATCGAGCAGTACGAAACCCAGAAGAAACGGACGTTCATGGACGCCTACGACGAAATCGCCGCCCACTTCACCGAAATTTTCGAAAAACTCTCCGAGGGGACGGGGACGCTCCATCTGGAGAACGAGGACGACCCGTTCGACGGCGGCCTGACGATGAAAGCCCAGCCCGGCGACAAGCCGATTCAGCGTCTCGATGCGATGTCCGGGGGCGAAAAGTCGCTGACCGCACTGGCGTTTATCTTCGCCATCCAGCGACACAACCCCGCGCCGTTCTACGCACTGGACGAGGTCGACGCCTTCCTCGACGCGGTCAACGCCGAACGGGTCGGTCAGATGGTCGACGAACTCGCCGGTCGCGCCCAGTTCGTGGTCGTCTCCCATCGCTCGGCGATGCTCGATCGCTCCGAACGGGCAATCGGCGTGACCATGCAACAGGACAACGTCTCCGCGGTGACCGGCATCGACCTGAGTGGTTCCGACTCGAGCGGGGACGACGGCGACAACCCGGACGAAACCGAGGTGCCGGCCGATGACTGA
- a CDS encoding transcription initiation factor IIB has translation MIRPSREREGAAQTATETALEEDQTERTPEVDEEGVRRCPECASDSLVTSANGSEVSCEDCGLILEESSIDRGPEWRAFNHSERQNKSRVGAPTTQTMHDKGLTTAIDWKDRDAYGRSLSSEKRSQMHRLRKWQERIRTKDAGERNLQFALSEIDRMSSAMGIPRSVREVACMIYRRALTEDLIRGRSIEGVATSALYAACRMEGIPRSLEEVAGVSRVDRKEIGRTYRYVAQELGLEMEPVNPKKYVPRFCSELELSEEVQSKANEIIDVTTEKGLLSGKSPTGYAAAAIYASSLLCNEKKTQREVASVAQVTEVTIRNRYQEQIEAIGL, from the coding sequence ATGATACGCCCCAGCCGCGAGAGAGAGGGAGCCGCGCAGACCGCGACTGAAACGGCACTCGAGGAGGACCAAACGGAGCGGACTCCTGAAGTGGACGAGGAGGGCGTGAGACGCTGCCCGGAATGTGCGTCTGACTCGCTGGTGACCAGCGCCAACGGCAGCGAAGTCAGCTGTGAAGACTGTGGCCTGATTCTCGAGGAAAGTAGCATCGACCGCGGGCCCGAGTGGCGTGCGTTCAACCACAGCGAGCGCCAGAACAAATCCCGCGTCGGCGCGCCGACGACCCAGACGATGCACGACAAGGGGCTGACCACGGCTATCGACTGGAAAGATCGGGATGCCTACGGCCGGTCGCTGTCCTCGGAAAAGCGCAGTCAGATGCACCGACTGCGCAAGTGGCAAGAGCGTATTCGGACCAAGGACGCGGGCGAACGCAACCTCCAGTTTGCGCTTTCGGAAATCGACCGGATGTCCTCGGCGATGGGCATTCCGCGCTCCGTTCGTGAAGTCGCCTGTATGATCTATCGGCGTGCGCTCACCGAGGACCTGATCCGCGGTCGCTCCATCGAAGGCGTCGCGACGTCGGCTCTGTACGCTGCCTGTCGGATGGAAGGCATTCCGCGGAGCCTCGAGGAAGTCGCCGGCGTCTCCCGTGTCGACCGCAAAGAGATCGGCCGAACGTATCGATACGTCGCCCAGGAACTGGGCCTCGAGATGGAACCGGTCAACCCGAAAAAGTACGTCCCGCGATTTTGCTCCGAACTCGAACTCTCCGAAGAGGTACAGAGCAAGGCCAACGAAATTATCGACGTCACGACGGAGAAAGGCTTACTTTCGGGGAAATCACCGACCGGATACGCAGCCGCAGCCATCTACGCCAGTTCGCTGTTGTGTAACGAAAAGAAGACCCAGCGGGAGGTAGCCTCCGTTGCACAGGTAACGGAGGTCACGATTCGGAACCGGTATCAAGAACAGATCGAAGCGATTGGTCTGTAG
- a CDS encoding segregation and condensation protein A translates to MTEDDIPLQIAGHEDRERPGTKERSPPGGDTTLEFHEAEMDVDELESEGEKADGDDEDVEPVELLVQLAKDGEIDPWDIDIVTVTDRFLEALDDADLRTSGRALFYASVLLRMKSDELFAPDQPEEEELPPWEAPFADDGAMDDVEPGFDPVAGLEAEMDRRLERKHARGKPETLDELVRELRDAERGTWWKSSRSYDTSDSPSGYGRGTQELHYHSGDDFRVDDEPTASDVTHTAHEEDIETVIDDVDEVLTEHYDRGREEVLYAEIEEVGGSRVMTYLALLFLAHRGRLVLEQDELFGDLWIQRAVPETETSEAIAD, encoded by the coding sequence ATGACTGAGGACGATATCCCGCTCCAGATTGCGGGTCACGAAGACCGCGAACGGCCGGGAACGAAAGAGCGGTCGCCGCCGGGCGGTGACACGACTCTCGAGTTCCACGAAGCGGAGATGGACGTCGATGAGTTGGAAAGCGAGGGAGAGAAAGCGGATGGCGACGACGAGGACGTCGAACCCGTCGAACTGCTGGTCCAACTCGCCAAAGACGGCGAGATCGACCCCTGGGACATCGACATCGTCACCGTCACCGACCGTTTCCTCGAGGCACTCGACGACGCCGACCTCAGAACCTCGGGGCGAGCGCTGTTTTACGCGAGCGTCCTGTTGCGGATGAAAAGCGACGAACTGTTCGCCCCTGACCAGCCCGAGGAAGAGGAACTGCCGCCCTGGGAAGCCCCGTTCGCGGACGATGGCGCTATGGACGACGTCGAACCGGGATTCGACCCCGTCGCGGGCCTCGAGGCGGAGATGGACCGTCGCCTCGAGCGCAAGCACGCCCGTGGCAAGCCCGAAACGCTGGACGAACTCGTCAGGGAGTTACGCGATGCCGAACGCGGCACCTGGTGGAAGTCCTCGCGCAGCTACGACACGAGCGACTCGCCCAGCGGCTACGGTCGCGGGACCCAGGAGTTACACTACCACTCGGGCGACGACTTCCGCGTGGACGACGAACCGACGGCGAGCGACGTGACGCACACGGCCCACGAGGAGGATATCGAGACCGTGATCGACGACGTCGACGAAGTCCTCACCGAACACTACGACAGGGGCCGCGAGGAGGTGCTGTACGCCGAAATCGAAGAGGTAGGCGGCTCACGCGTCATGACCTATCTGGCCTTGCTCTTTCTCGCCCACCGGGGTCGGCTCGTCCTCGAGCAGGACGAACTGTTCGGCGATCTCTGGATCCAGCGAGCGGTTCCGGAGACGGAAACCAGTGAAGCGATTGCCGACTGA